A genomic stretch from Malus domestica chromosome 15, GDT2T_hap1 includes:
- the LOC103416441 gene encoding putative calcium-transporting ATPase 13, plasma membrane-type produces MSTTLHAKLACIEIERLFDVPKSTLSKHQRKWRYAFATIYCSRAFNLSIPKYKNTKTSPSPSYTAISVEPSYSLFQIDQTTLTHLVKQKNLNQLQELGGVEEIATALKTDAEHGVHGGDDPEGDIAKRLKAFGSNTYKKPPTKGFFHFVWEAFKDLTILILLGCATLSLGLGIKVHGLKDGWIDGGSIFLAIILVISVSAVSNFRQNRQFDKLSKVSDNVQIEAVRGGRRQQISIFKIVVGDVICLKIGDQVPADGLFLDGHSLQVDESSMTGESDHVEISQHQNPFLFSGTKVADGYARMLVTSVGMNTTWGEMMSQISRDNGEETPLQARLNKLTSSIGKVGLVVAFLVLIVLMVRYFTGNTEDENGNREYNGSKTKVDDILNAVVGIVAAAVTIVVVAIPEGLPLAVTLTLAYSMKRMMADKAMVRKLSACETMGSATVICTDKTGTLTMNEMKVTKFWLGEEPVEEEAYSSISPFVRNLIHEGVALNTTGSVFRPNSGSEIEISGSPTEKAILSWAVHGAKMDMQKVVKSCSILYVEAFNSQKKRSGVLMKRKVDDSVQAHWKGAAEMVLVMCTSYYNASGVVKDMDENAKLKFEQIIQGMAASSLRCIAFAHTEIEVQEQVDDQEHKNLLKEDGLTLLGLVGLKDPCRPGVKKAVEDCQRAGVNVKMITGDNVFTAKAIATECGILKPDQDMFFSSAVIEGMQFRNYTPEERMEKVDKICVMARSSPFDKLLMVQCLKQLGHVVAVTGDGTNDAPALKEADIGLSMGIQGTEVAKESSDIVIMDDNFSSVATVLRWGRCVYENIQKFIQFQLTVNVAALVINFVAAISAGEVPLTAVQLLWVNLIMDTLGALALATEKPTKELMKKKPVGRTEPLITNIMWRNLLPQALYQIAILLTLQFKGKSIFGVEDKVKDTLIFNTFVLCQVFNEFNARKLEKKNVFRGIHTNKLFLGIIGVTILLQVVMVEFLKKFADTERLNWGQWGACVGIAAVSWPIGWIVKSIPVPETPIFSYLKMKKSKKNSI; encoded by the coding sequence ATGTCTACCACCCTGCATGCAAAGTTGGCTTGCATTGAAATCGAGCGGCTTTTTGATGTTCCAAAAAGCACTCTTAGCAAACACCAAAGAAAATGGCGTTATGCTTTTGCCACAATCTACTGCTCTAGAGCCTTCAACCTTTCAAtaccaaaatacaaaaacaccaaaacatCTCCATCTCCTTCTTATACCGCCATTTCTGTTGAGCCATCATATAGCTTATTCCAAATTGATCAAACTACCCTCACTCACCTTGTCAAGCAGAAAAATCTCAACCAGCTTCAGGAGCTAGGAGGGGTTGAAGAAATTGCCACCGCTCTCAAAACTGACGCAGAGCACGGAGTCCATGGCGGCGATGATCCTGAAGGCGACATTGCGAAAAGACTCAAAGCATTCGGCTCGAACACTTACAAGAAGCCCCCAACAAAGGGGTTCTTCCACTTTGTGTGGGAAGCCTTCAAAGACCTCACAATTCTCATTCTCTTAGGCTGCGCTACGCTTTCTCTCGGCTTGGGAATCAAAGTGCACGGTCTAAAAGATGGATGGATCGATGGCGGAAGCATATTTCTCGCAATCATTCTGGTAATTTCTGTTTCTGCTGTGAGTAATTTTAGACAGAACAGACAGTTTGATAAGTTGTCTAAAGTCAGCGACAATGTCCAAATCGAAGCTGTGAGAGGCGGCAGGCGCCAACAGATTTCGATATTCAAAATTGTAGTTGGTGATGTCATTTGTTTAAAGATCGGAGACCAAGTTCCGGCTGATGGATTGTTTCTAGACGGCCATTCGTTACAAGTAGACGAATCGAGCATGACAGGGGAGAGTGATCATGTCGAAATTAGTCAACACCAGAATCCTTTCTTGTTTTCCGGCACAAAAGTTGCTGATGGCTATGCTCGGATGCTTGTCACCTCTGTTGGAATGAACACGACATGGGGCGAAATGATGAGCCAAATCAGCCGCGACAATGGTGAAGAGACGCCTCTGCAAGCTCGGCTCAACAAGCTAACGTCATCGATTGGTAAAGTCGGTTTGGTAGTTGCATTTTTAGTCCTGATTGTCTTGATGGTTAGGTATTTCACTGGAAATACAGAGGACGAGAATGGAAACCGGGAGTATAATGGCAGCAAGACTAAAGTTGACGACATATTAAACGCGGTTGTAGGGATTGTCGCTGCTGCGGTTACAATTGTTGTGGTGGCAATTCCGGAAGGCCTGCCTCTGGCTGTGACTCTAACGCTTGCGTATTCGATGAAGAGAATGATGGCAGATAAGGCGATGGTGAGGAAGCTTTCTGCTTGTGAGACGATGGGGTCAGCCACCGTCATTTGTACCGATAAAACAGGCACTCTCACCATGAATGAAATGAAGGTGACCAAGTTTTGGCTAGGCGAGGAACCCGTGGAAGAAGAGGCGTATTCGTCCATATCACCTTTTGTTCGTAACTTGATTCATGAAGGGGTTGCTCTGAACACAACCGGGAGTGTGTTCCGGCCTAATTCGGGTTCGGAAATTGAAATCTCGGGTAGTCCTACTGAGAAGGCGATTCTTTCGTGGGCAGTGCATGGGGCGAAGATGGATATGCAGAAAGTGGTGAAGAGTTGCAGCATTCTCTATGTCGAGGCCTTCAATTCACAGAAGAAACGAAGCGGGGTTTTGATGAAGCGGAAGGTGGACGATTCTGTGCAAGCACATTGGAAAGGAGCTGCAGAGATGGTATTAGTAATGTGCACAAGTTACTACAATGCATCCGGAGTGGTTAAAGATATGGATGAGAACGCGAAATTGAAATTTGAGCAGATTATCCAAGGTATGGCGGCAAGCAGCCTCAGATGCATTGCTTTTGCACACACAGAAATTGAGGTACAAGAGCAAGTGGATgatcaagaacataaaaatttgCTAAAAGAAGATGGATTGACATTATTAGGCCTTGTTGGGTTAAAAGATCCATGCCGCCCGGGGGTGAAGAAAGCTGTTGAAGACTGTCAACGTGCAGGGGTGAATGTTAAAATGATCACAGGCGACAATGTGttcactgcaaaagcaatagcCACAGAATGCGGGATACTCAAGCCCGATCAGGACATGTTCTTCAGCAGCGCAGTGATAGAAGGCATGCAATTTCGGAACTACACACCGGAAGAAAGAATGGAGAAGGTGGACAAAATCTGTGTGATGGCAAGGTCCTCCCCCTTTGACAAGCTTCTCATGGTGCAGTGCTTGAAACAGCTAGGCCATGTGGTGGCGGTGACAGGGGATGGCACAAACGATGCGCCTGCATTGAAAGAAGCTGACATCGGACTTTCCATGGGGATTCAAGGCACAGAAGTCGCGAAAGAGAGCTCGGATATCGTGATCATGGACGACAACTTTTCGTCGGTGGCCACAGTTTTAAGGTGGGGAAGATGTGTTTACGAAAACATCCAGAAGTTCATCCAATTCCAACTCACCGTCAATGTCGCAGCGCTGGTGATCAACTTTGTAGCAGCAATTTCCGCTGGTGAAGTCCCGTTAACAGCTGTTCAGTTACTGTGGGTGAATTTGATCATGGACACACTAGGTGCTCTGGCTCTCGCCACAGAGAAGCCAACAAAAGAGCTCATGAAGAAAAAACCGGTCGGGAGGACGGAACCTCTGATCACCAATATAATGTGGAGGAACCTCCTGCCTCAAGCACTCTACCAGATTGCAATCCTCCTGACATTGCAGTTCAAAGGAAAATCGATCTTCGGTGTGGAGGACAAGGTGAAGGACACACTGATCTTCAACACATTTGTGCTGTGCCAGGTGTTCAATGAGTTCAATGCAAGGAAGCTTGAGAAGAAGAATGTGTTCAGAGGAATCCACACCAACAAGTTGTTTTTGGGAATTATTGGTGTCACAATTTTGCtgcaggtggtgatggtggagttTTTGAAGAAGTTTGCAGATACAGAAAGGTTGAATTGGGGGCAATGGGGTGCTTGTGTTGGCATTGCAGCAGTCTCTTGGCCAATTGGTTGGATTGTCAAGTCGATTCCTGTTCCTGAGACTCCTATTTTCAGCTATCTCAAGATGAAGAAGTCGAAGAAGAACTCTATTTGA